The following coding sequences lie in one Helicobacter sp. MIT 21-1697 genomic window:
- a CDS encoding Opr family porin produces MKVKNLFLLALFYSNIWAYDSIDEALENGISSGDITFYGNYTNSKNNGKSDIEDVGYMVGSVGLAYHSAFWKYLRVAVSFRALGVMYEHNEHSQWNNEPLLNNPNRYGQGDASRDFYTNHRTMLGQSYVEYFDGDTSVKVGRVFVDSEWADRLIDGLWVRNRSLPNTLIEALWAKNNGYVQYNKMTGFYDVNPHSALGLTQMSLKYHLGDVVSFKVYGIANPEVFYATGIKAMARYESSQSYIGLSGHFSTSFEQNYGRFNGENGNGYNTDIKVYVGVKDMAEASGGFVGSGANVGWGSLNTLGNSISPFFMWGGRALLEGVDASLWYGKVMFAIDRVSFAVVYGSTKFRAPRIDNISNPYDRVNEVNLLLDFGFTEHLSALLNVLNTHGGAQRYYPHTTNVNLGMKLAF; encoded by the coding sequence AGCAATATATGGGCTTATGATAGCATTGATGAGGCACTAGAAAATGGTATTTCAAGTGGCGATATTACCTTTTATGGTAACTATACTAATAGCAAAAATAATGGAAAATCTGATATTGAAGATGTCGGATATATGGTGGGTAGCGTAGGTTTGGCTTATCATTCTGCATTTTGGAAATATTTACGCGTGGCAGTGAGTTTTCGTGCATTAGGCGTTATGTATGAGCATAATGAGCATTCGCAGTGGAATAATGAGCCACTTTTAAATAATCCTAATCGTTATGGGCAGGGCGATGCTTCTAGGGATTTTTATACGAATCATCGCACAATGCTTGGGCAATCTTATGTGGAATATTTTGATGGCGATACAAGTGTGAAAGTAGGGCGTGTGTTTGTGGATTCTGAATGGGCAGATAGACTTATTGATGGGTTGTGGGTGCGTAATCGCTCCTTGCCAAATACGCTTATTGAAGCGTTATGGGCAAAAAATAATGGGTATGTGCAATATAATAAAATGACAGGATTCTATGATGTAAATCCTCATAGTGCATTAGGACTTACGCAAATGAGCTTAAAATATCATCTTGGCGATGTAGTGAGTTTTAAAGTTTATGGCATTGCCAATCCGGAAGTTTTTTATGCAACAGGTATAAAGGCTATGGCGCGTTATGAGAGCTCACAATCTTATATTGGTTTGAGCGGACATTTTAGCACAAGTTTTGAGCAAAACTATGGCAGATTCAATGGTGAAAATGGTAATGGATACAATACTGATATTAAAGTGTATGTGGGCGTAAAAGATATGGCTGAAGCAAGTGGTGGCTTTGTAGGGAGTGGGGCAAATGTCGGTTGGGGTTCGCTCAATACACTTGGCAATAGCATAAGTCCATTTTTTATGTGGGGTGGAAGAGCTTTACTTGAAGGGGTAGATGCAAGTTTATGGTATGGCAAAGTAATGTTTGCCATTGATAGAGTAAGCTTTGCAGTAGTGTATGGCAGCACAAAGTTTCGTGCTCCAAGAATTGATAACATAAGCAATCCCTATGATAGAGTAAATGAAGTGAATCTTTTGCTTGATTTTGGCTTCACAGAGCACTTAAGCGCACTTTTAAATGTGCTTAACACGCACGGAGGAGCACAAAGATATTATCCACATACGACAAATGTTAATCTTGGTATGAAATTAGCATTTTAA
- the feoB gene encoding ferrous iron transport protein B translates to MKPITIVCVGQPNVGKSSLINKICGVHLKVGNFTGVTIEKSEAQLAYKGYNLRIIDLPGIYSLNDYSLEERLTKQFLENEEYDVILNVLDSTNLERCLFLTTQLLELNSRMCLALNMSDEAKKEGIDIDNALLGEILGVECVSVSALRGENMQLLLDTLINVATLAPKASKRVYTDFLEEEISNMHTFLAQKHYADVQMLLAQKHRGLQSLRDIAIKLLKQDSFVSGALHDKGCWVELSEYTQKCIQRLYTQSGENNVRDILNNDALSFAKGASMESSRISAPLERSLTQKIDALLLNTYLGIPIFLFLMWLLFQVTFYVGEFPKVWIEESAADIGAWIEEHLPFSFLASLLSGGIIAGVGAVLSFLPHILILFCGIVFLESTGYMARIAFLLDGFFHKFGLHGKSFIPLVTGFGCSVPAYMSTRMLKNHNDRMLTLFIINFMSCGARLPVYTLFIGAFFAPQMAGNVLYGIYIFGALVGLCMAKILKLTAFKGDDEPFVMEMPKYRLPTLRLITFSVWHKAVSYVKKAGTFILLASVVIWVGTQFPKNEALKQQMIESTHLIKAQIEKINMECYEQSSAAVDSIKLSQSQIQDLPCEQNKKKALLALQAQLDDVEHHYQATLVEQSYLGRIGQFIQPVFAPMDFDWKLSVSLLNGLLAKETIISSMGVLYALGDDIDENNTTPLRDVLQEHISLPSAIAFILFIMFYNPCFAASIVFGKEAGGKRYIAYLFIFTSVVSYIFALLGYALTRVFF, encoded by the coding sequence ATGAAACCAATTACGATTGTGTGTGTAGGGCAACCAAATGTTGGGAAAAGTTCATTAATCAATAAAATTTGTGGTGTGCATTTAAAAGTAGGAAATTTCACAGGCGTAACGATTGAAAAATCTGAAGCACAGCTTGCCTATAAGGGCTATAATCTGCGCATCATTGATTTGCCCGGCATTTATTCACTCAATGATTACTCACTTGAGGAACGTTTAACAAAGCAGTTTTTAGAAAACGAAGAGTATGATGTGATTTTAAATGTGCTTGATTCTACAAATTTGGAACGTTGTTTATTCCTCACAACGCAGCTTTTGGAGCTTAATTCGCGTATGTGTTTAGCATTAAATATGAGTGATGAGGCAAAAAAAGAGGGTATTGACATTGATAATGCGCTTTTGGGAGAGATATTAGGCGTAGAGTGCGTGAGTGTATCGGCTTTGCGTGGGGAGAATATGCAGCTTCTCCTTGATACACTTATCAATGTCGCCACTCTCGCTCCTAAAGCAAGTAAGCGTGTCTATACTGATTTCTTAGAAGAAGAAATTTCAAATATGCACACATTTTTAGCCCAAAAACATTATGCTGATGTGCAGATGTTATTGGCTCAAAAGCACAGAGGTTTGCAAAGTTTGCGTGATATAGCGATTAAGCTTCTTAAACAAGATAGTTTTGTGAGCGGAGCTTTGCACGATAAGGGTTGTTGGGTAGAATTAAGTGAATATACGCAAAAGTGTATCCAAAGACTTTATACTCAAAGTGGTGAAAATAATGTGCGTGATATTTTAAATAATGATGCGCTTAGCTTTGCAAAAGGCGCAAGTATGGAATCTAGTCGTATTTCTGCTCCGCTTGAGCGCTCTCTCACACAAAAAATTGATGCACTTTTGCTGAATACATATCTTGGGATTCCCATATTTTTGTTTTTGATGTGGCTTTTGTTTCAAGTTACTTTTTATGTCGGGGAGTTTCCTAAAGTATGGATTGAGGAGAGTGCAGCAGATATTGGTGCGTGGATAGAGGAGCACTTACCTTTCTCATTTCTTGCTTCTTTGCTCTCTGGTGGGATTATTGCAGGTGTTGGAGCAGTGTTGAGCTTTTTGCCTCATATTTTGATACTTTTTTGTGGCATTGTGTTTTTAGAAAGCACAGGATATATGGCGCGAATTGCATTTTTGCTTGATGGATTTTTTCATAAATTTGGTTTGCACGGCAAGAGTTTTATACCGCTTGTAACAGGCTTTGGTTGCTCTGTCCCTGCGTATATGAGCACACGAATGCTTAAAAATCATAATGATAGAATGCTCACACTTTTTATTATTAATTTTATGAGTTGTGGCGCGCGTTTGCCTGTTTATACGCTTTTCATTGGCGCTTTTTTCGCACCGCAAATGGCTGGAAATGTGCTGTATGGAATCTATATTTTTGGTGCACTTGTGGGGCTATGTATGGCAAAGATTCTAAAGCTTACTGCATTTAAGGGTGATGATGAACCTTTTGTAATGGAAATGCCTAAATATCGTCTGCCCACCCTGCGACTTATAACTTTTAGTGTGTGGCATAAGGCAGTGAGCTATGTCAAAAAAGCAGGGACTTTTATACTGCTTGCTTCAGTGGTGATTTGGGTTGGCACACAATTCCCCAAAAATGAGGCATTAAAGCAGCAAATGATAGAATCTACACATCTCATAAAGGCACAAATTGAAAAAATCAATATGGAATGCTATGAGCAATCCAGTGCTGCTGTGGATTCTATAAAATTGAGCCAATCCCAAATACAAGATTTGCCCTGTGAGCAAAATAAGAAAAAAGCCCTTCTTGCCTTGCAAGCGCAATTAGATGATGTAGAGCATCATTATCAAGCTACACTTGTGGAACAAAGTTATCTAGGACGCATAGGGCAGTTTATACAGCCTGTATTTGCGCCTATGGATTTTGATTGGAAACTTTCTGTTTCACTTCTTAATGGGCTTTTGGCAAAGGAGACAATTATATCAAGTATGGGTGTGTTGTATGCACTTGGCGATGATATAGATGAAAACAATACTACGCCATTGCGTGATGTACTCCAAGAGCATATCAGCTTACCTAGCGCGATTGCATTTATTTTGTTTATTATGTTTTATAATCCTTGTTTTGCAGCAAGCATTGTTTTTGGCAAGGAAGCGGGTGGAAAGCGATATATCGCCTATTTGTTTATTTTCACAAGCGTGGTGTCATATATATTTGCACTTCTTGGATATGCCCTAACGCGTGTATTTTTTTAA
- a CDS encoding HAD family hydrolase: MISLQQKTAIILFDLDGTLIDSTQAIYMSFCEAYKTMCAELPAFECVKNSIGHTLEDMFVQNGVARSEVQEYVKAYRIHYRVLMEEGTHLLPFAKEAIIKAYEFANLGIVTTKRGDFSQILLQKLGVWEYFDDIIGIESVRFPKPHTEPILKALEHLGAAQKGINNHKIFMIGDTSLDLSAAKNAHINAVGVLCGFGKRDDMESFNVPLCENTLAAVHYIAQKCGV; encoded by the coding sequence ATGATAAGTTTGCAGCAAAAAACTGCCATTATCCTTTTTGATTTGGACGGCACACTTATAGATTCCACACAGGCTATTTATATGAGCTTTTGTGAGGCTTATAAAACAATGTGTGCAGAGCTTCCTGCATTTGAATGTGTCAAAAACTCTATCGGGCATACTTTGGAGGATATGTTTGTGCAAAATGGCGTGGCACGCTCTGAAGTGCAAGAATATGTCAAAGCTTATAGAATCCACTATCGCGTACTTATGGAGGAGGGCACACATTTGCTTCCTTTTGCCAAAGAGGCGATTATCAAAGCGTATGAGTTTGCAAATCTTGGCATTGTAACGACTAAGCGCGGGGATTTTTCGCAGATTCTCTTGCAAAAGCTTGGCGTGTGGGAGTATTTTGATGATATAATCGGCATAGAATCTGTGAGATTCCCCAAACCTCATACAGAGCCAATTTTAAAGGCATTAGAGCATTTGGGTGCAGCGCAAAAAGGCATTAATAATCACAAAATCTTTATGATAGGCGATACCTCGCTTGATTTGAGTGCTGCTAAAAATGCGCATATTAACGCTGTGGGAGTGCTATGTGGCTTTGGCAAGAGGGACGATATGGAATCTTTCAATGTGCCTTTGTGCGAAAATACGCTTGCGGCTGTGCATTATATTGCCCAAAAGTGCGGCGTTTAG
- a CDS encoding glycosyltransferase family 61 protein, which yields MINLHSKIWGGGDNEKPHYNLGNNPSFCDISGYLHRFFRPYIHLTLECYVRILPFGYCYSNDEIIFTKNKKVVISHTPLRIHPFVMIYDGNKFKYIKESLRLLKKQIKFYIKTIFTQTSQNSIALLSRQVSNNYGHFITETIAGLYQLKLANIEPDYYILPLDTPFQTQMYEILGINKERIIPSYPSRLIHAKKLIVPTPIADYEIVEYRPGYTHFRSFVLPYFVYTMYDKLCPHLLNTTSTKPKRKLFLTRPINSNRNILNLQEIESILTEYGFEIILPDNLSVSEQIATISSATHIIGMHGAGLDNLIFAEKDTKMLEIFSQYYHDASPQMKALARGLKYYYIVGSTPNISIHPQQECVYLCPKKLRMALKKFL from the coding sequence TTGATAAATCTACACAGCAAGATATGGGGGGGGGGGGATAATGAAAAACCTCATTATAATCTCGGTAATAATCCAAGCTTTTGTGATATCTCTGGTTATTTGCATCGTTTTTTTCGTCCTTATATCCACCTTACGCTTGAATGTTATGTAAGAATTTTACCTTTCGGATATTGTTATAGTAATGACGAGATTATTTTTACTAAAAATAAAAAGGTTGTTATCTCACATACACCACTTCGCATCCATCCATTTGTAATGATATATGATGGCAATAAATTTAAATATATTAAAGAATCTCTGCGCTTATTAAAAAAGCAAATTAAATTCTATATTAAAACTATTTTTACTCAAACCTCTCAAAATTCTATTGCATTACTTTCGCGTCAAGTAAGCAACAACTACGGACACTTCATTACAGAGACTATTGCTGGACTTTATCAGCTTAAACTTGCAAATATTGAGCCTGATTACTATATTTTACCACTTGATACACCTTTTCAGACACAAATGTATGAAATTTTGGGTATCAATAAAGAACGTATTATCCCATCTTACCCGTCCCGCCTTATCCATGCAAAAAAGTTAATTGTCCCTACACCAATTGCAGATTATGAAATTGTTGAATATCGTCCTGGCTACACTCATTTTCGCTCATTTGTCTTGCCTTATTTTGTATATACAATGTATGACAAATTATGTCCTCACTTATTGAACACTACATCAACTAAACCTAAGCGCAAGCTATTTCTTACGCGTCCAATCAATTCTAACCGCAACATACTCAATTTGCAAGAAATAGAATCTATTTTGACAGAATATGGCTTTGAAATTATTTTGCCCGATAATTTAAGCGTAAGTGAACAAATAGCCACCATTTCTTCTGCAACACACATAATAGGTATGCATGGAGCAGGATTAGATAATCTTATCTTTGCAGAAAAAGATACAAAAATGCTTGAAATATTTTCACAATACTATCACGATGCATCTCCACAAATGAAGGCGTTAGCGCGAGGTCTCAAGTATTATTATATTGTAGGCAGCACACCTAACATATCAATACACCCGCAACAAGAATGTGTTTATTTGTGCCCAAAAAAATTAAGAATGGCTCTTAAGAAGTTTTTGTAA
- a CDS encoding methyltransferase FkbM: MYQIMSEPYICKNPVLLLFFNRLDTLTQTLSQLAKVKPPRMYLAGDGARNEEEHNRIKAIREFLLQNITWECEIHTRFLDYNLGCKMAVSSSITWFFSCESQGIILEDDCLPNISFFRFCDELLEKYKMQQKVFMISGWSALDFAQNPSVETLSPKAQLQEDYYFSKYNHIWGWASWSRAWQNYQLELDTNEFKILNNFCSKNEKNKWYKIIKNYAQGKIDTWDYPWTYSIWKANGLCIYPKANMILNIGLNRADATHTTGDSKFASMPTYELSFPLKHPTIINQNKDIDKVNFKIIFDVTPIYKRLYSKCKKFLIKLTCKTKRKEQL; this comes from the coding sequence ATGTATCAAATTATGTCAGAACCTTATATTTGCAAAAATCCAGTTTTGCTCCTTTTTTTTAATCGTCTTGATACTCTCACTCAAACACTCTCCCAACTTGCTAAAGTTAAACCCCCTAGAATGTATCTTGCAGGTGATGGAGCAAGAAATGAAGAAGAACATAATAGAATAAAAGCTATACGCGAATTTTTACTTCAAAATATAACGTGGGAATGTGAAATCCATACCCGTTTTTTAGATTATAACTTAGGGTGTAAAATGGCTGTTTCTTCCTCTATTACATGGTTTTTTTCTTGTGAATCTCAAGGAATCATTTTAGAAGATGATTGTTTGCCAAATATAAGTTTCTTCCGCTTCTGTGATGAATTATTAGAAAAATATAAAATGCAACAAAAAGTCTTTATGATAAGTGGCTGGAGTGCGTTAGACTTTGCCCAAAATCCTTCAGTAGAAACACTCTCCCCAAAAGCACAATTACAAGAAGATTACTATTTTTCAAAATACAATCATATTTGGGGATGGGCTTCTTGGTCAAGAGCATGGCAAAACTATCAGCTTGAACTTGATACCAATGAGTTTAAAATACTAAATAATTTTTGCTCAAAAAATGAGAAAAATAAATGGTATAAAATTATTAAGAATTATGCTCAAGGAAAAATAGATACTTGGGATTATCCATGGACATACAGCATTTGGAAAGCAAATGGTTTATGTATTTATCCAAAAGCCAATATGATTTTAAATATTGGTTTGAACAGGGCTGATGCTACACATACTACTGGAGATTCTAAATTTGCTTCTATGCCTACTTATGAACTAAGTTTCCCATTAAAACATCCTACAATAATCAATCAAAACAAGGATATTGATAAAGTAAATTTTAAGATTATTTTTGATGTAACACCAATTTATAAGCGGCTCTACTCGAAATGCAAAAAATTTCTAATAAAACTCACCTGTAAAACAAAAAGGAAAGAACAATTATGA
- a CDS encoding FkbM family methyltransferase — translation MIYYSFNEPALNGFTPILENKYKNHPHFYLVEKIPMPVKKLEQILDEYLLPNQHRIDFLNIDVEGLDLEVLQSNNWLKYRPGIILVESWESDFENIYNNKIYTFLATQGYKLCAKTLNTLIFKNQQC, via the coding sequence ATGATATATTATAGTTTTAATGAGCCAGCACTCAATGGCTTTACCCCTATTTTAGAAAACAAATATAAAAATCATCCACACTTCTATTTGGTAGAAAAAATTCCTATGCCCGTAAAAAAACTTGAACAAATTCTTGATGAATATCTCCTCCCTAACCAACATAGAATTGATTTTTTAAATATTGATGTTGAAGGACTTGATTTAGAAGTTTTACAGTCAAACAATTGGCTCAAATATCGCCCCGGAATTATACTTGTTGAATCCTGGGAGAGTGATTTTGAAAATATCTATAATAATAAAATATATACCTTTCTTGCTACACAAGGCTATAAACTTTGTGCCAAAACATTAAATACCCTAATTTTCAAGAATCAACAATGCTAG
- a CDS encoding FkbM family methyltransferase: MLKYLLKKILPHKAQYLLLYYKNLYITRFQNKSYAQQGEDLILQEMLNNIQYGFYVDVGAHHPFRFSNTYLFYQKGWKGINIDAMPNSMKLFSRFRPRDINIECGIALNGGGGYDIL, from the coding sequence ATGCTCAAATATCTTCTTAAGAAAATTCTACCACATAAAGCTCAGTATTTACTTCTCTACTATAAAAATCTTTATATTACTCGTTTTCAAAATAAATCTTACGCTCAACAAGGTGAAGATTTAATCCTCCAAGAAATGCTAAATAATATACAATATGGCTTCTATGTTGATGTGGGAGCACATCATCCTTTCAGATTTTCAAATACTTATCTTTTCTACCAAAAAGGTTGGAAAGGCATCAATATTGATGCTATGCCAAATTCTATGAAACTTTTTAGTCGCTTTCGCCCGCGGGACATAAATATTGAATGTGGTATAGCTTTGAATGGGGGGGGGGGATATGATATATTATAG
- a CDS encoding MATE family efflux transporter: protein MIYNFKQRLHKILSIALPSGGNSLLDIANIAIGMYFIAHISPDSEVTKHNIVALGLGMSCWMFLFALTTIFYVGTNAQVSRAFGERNNLKTGQILSTMSIGAGLCSIPIYALAYMSNEFYFNWMGVGGETKELGMLYLNWIFYGIPALFLKTIFISALSAIGDTKSVFFVKIIATSLNIILNFMLIFGVQGLGIPPFGIMGAGIANVIITYFECLILLGILCGLHHHLTFLPTFKWQILYNGLCIGIPSGIERGLTIFSLVLITKFMTDYGLEVIAGFQIGSRVESFIFMPGFGFQVAAMALVGQMLGARRLDLAESFIKTILLISSVVMGILGIGLCVLGKELSAIFSTEVAVIEYSFDYLLAVGLSQVPLICIFVLDGALRGSGATKLSLWINTGSIWILRILPMWLCVHYDIAVGYIFAIICCETYLRAGIFGFVFYKGLWKKYIAQL from the coding sequence ATGATATATAACTTCAAACAACGTCTCCACAAGATTCTAAGTATTGCTTTGCCCTCTGGAGGAAACTCTTTACTTGATATTGCTAATATCGCCATAGGAATGTATTTTATTGCCCATATTTCGCCAGATTCTGAAGTTACAAAGCATAATATCGTGGCACTCGGGCTTGGTATGAGCTGCTGGATGTTTCTTTTTGCGCTCACAACTATTTTTTATGTGGGTACAAATGCGCAAGTCTCACGCGCATTTGGGGAGCGAAATAACCTTAAAACAGGGCAGATTCTAAGCACAATGAGTATCGGGGCTGGGCTCTGCTCTATTCCTATTTATGCTCTTGCATATATGAGTAATGAGTTTTATTTTAACTGGATGGGCGTAGGTGGAGAAACTAAAGAGCTAGGTATGTTGTATTTGAATTGGATTTTTTATGGCATTCCCGCACTTTTTCTTAAGACAATATTTATCTCTGCTCTTTCAGCCATTGGGGATACAAAAAGCGTTTTTTTTGTAAAAATCATCGCCACAAGCTTAAATATTATCCTTAATTTTATGCTTATTTTTGGGGTGCAAGGGCTTGGTATCCCACCATTTGGGATTATGGGGGCTGGCATAGCAAATGTCATCATCACTTATTTTGAATGTTTGATTTTACTTGGAATTCTCTGTGGGCTACACCATCATTTGACATTTTTACCCACCTTTAAATGGCAGATTCTTTACAATGGGTTGTGCATTGGTATTCCCTCTGGTATTGAGCGAGGTTTGACAATTTTCTCCCTTGTGCTGATTACAAAATTTATGACTGATTATGGTTTGGAAGTCATTGCAGGATTTCAAATTGGCTCAAGGGTGGAGAGCTTCATTTTTATGCCCGGCTTTGGATTCCAAGTGGCAGCAATGGCATTAGTTGGACAAATGCTCGGTGCAAGGCGATTAGACTTAGCAGAATCTTTTATCAAAACAATTTTGCTTATCTCATCAGTGGTTATGGGCATATTAGGCATAGGGCTATGCGTGCTAGGCAAAGAACTCTCCGCAATTTTTAGCACAGAAGTGGCAGTAATTGAGTATTCTTTTGATTATCTCCTTGCAGTAGGGCTTTCTCAAGTGCCTCTTATTTGTATTTTCGTGCTTGATGGGGCATTGCGAGGAAGTGGTGCGACAAAGCTTTCATTATGGATTAACACAGGGAGCATTTGGATTCTAAGAATCCTCCCGATGTGGCTGTGTGTGCATTATGACATTGCTGTGGGATATATTTTTGCTATCATTTGCTGCGAAACATATTTACGCGCAGGAATCTTTGGCTTTGTTTTTTATAAAGGTTTATGGAAAAAATACATCGCACAATTGTAA
- a CDS encoding class I SAM-dependent methyltransferase encodes MQEDALKWNARYQENFMPNEPSPFILQACEEIERNFSFAHSQPLKALDIACGNGRHSKILAQMGFEVDALDISSVALKNLTNIPHITPILADLDTFKLPQAHYDVILDSFFLDRNLFDSIINALKPNAMLIFETFIDTTSHQPLNDKALYAGELEAIFTPQRGFEILHQSIYKSNKQDSHKTNPAYQHIMRFIAKYTPCCQCAPKL; translated from the coding sequence ATGCAAGAAGATGCGCTCAAATGGAATGCTCGGTATCAAGAAAATTTTATGCCCAATGAGCCAAGTCCATTTATATTGCAAGCGTGTGAGGAAATTGAGCGCAATTTTTCTTTTGCCCATTCTCAACCTTTAAAAGCTCTTGATATTGCTTGCGGCAATGGACGACATTCTAAGATTCTAGCCCAAATGGGCTTTGAAGTTGATGCACTTGATATATCCTCTGTCGCATTAAAAAACCTTACAAATATCCCCCATATCACGCCTATTTTGGCAGATTTGGATACTTTTAAGCTACCGCAGGCACATTATGATGTGATACTTGATAGCTTTTTCCTTGATAGAAATCTTTTTGATTCTATAATCAATGCACTTAAACCCAATGCTATGCTCATTTTTGAAACTTTTATTGACACAACCTCTCATCAACCCCTCAATGATAAGGCATTGTATGCAGGGGAGCTTGAGGCAATCTTCACCCCCCAAAGAGGCTTTGAAATCTTACATCAAAGCATTTACAAATCAAACAAACAAGATTCCCATAAAACAAATCCTGCATACCAACACATTATGCGTTTTATTGCCAAATATACGCCTTGCTGCCAATGCGCACCAAAGCTATAA
- a CDS encoding histidine triad nucleotide-binding protein: MAEKTIFEKIVAGEIPCKKVLENERFLAFYDINPKAPVHILAIPKVCVKDFDCADSKLLGELCGFAQEVAKSVGIDKSGYRIITNIGADGGQEVPHLHLHILGGGKLKFPSLV; the protein is encoded by the coding sequence ATGGCAGAGAAAACAATTTTTGAAAAAATTGTAGCAGGTGAGATTCCTTGCAAAAAAGTGCTTGAAAATGAGCGATTCCTTGCTTTTTACGATATTAATCCCAAAGCTCCTGTGCATATCCTTGCTATTCCCAAAGTGTGCGTAAAAGATTTTGATTGTGCGGATTCTAAACTTTTAGGAGAGTTATGTGGCTTTGCACAAGAAGTCGCCAAATCAGTAGGAATTGATAAAAGCGGATATAGAATCATTACCAATATCGGCGCTGATGGTGGGCAAGAAGTGCCACATTTGCATTTGCATATTCTCGGCGGTGGTAAATTAAAATTCCCTTCACTTGTATAA
- the pheS gene encoding phenylalanine--tRNA ligase subunit alpha — MQEIMTRLEQVDNLNDLERLRVEVLGKKGILTQQFALLKNLEGETKKTFAKGLNTNKEDFEKMLESKRESLLKAQMNENLAKEVVDASLFTALHPKSNGHPIYQTMDRIIDFFVNMNFSIQTGPLVEDDFHNFEALNLPVFHPARDMQDTFYFKDSMLLRTHTSPVQIRTMQSQDIPIRMIAPGSVFRRDYDLTHSPMFHQVEGLVVEQKDKISFVHLKYILEDFLHYMFGDVKIRFRSSFFPFTEPSAEVDISCVFCGGSGCRICSHTGWLEVLGCGIVNQKVFDAVGYKDVSGYAFGLGVERFAMLIHRVNDLRSFFETDLRVLEQF; from the coding sequence ATGCAAGAGATAATGACACGATTAGAGCAAGTAGATAATCTTAATGATTTAGAGCGTTTGCGTGTGGAAGTTTTGGGGAAAAAGGGCATTTTAACCCAGCAATTCGCACTCCTTAAGAATCTTGAGGGCGAGACAAAAAAAACCTTTGCTAAAGGGCTTAATACAAATAAAGAAGATTTTGAAAAAATGCTTGAAAGCAAGAGAGAGAGCCTACTAAAAGCACAGATGAACGAGAATCTCGCCAAAGAAGTGGTTGATGCAAGTTTATTTACAGCCTTGCACCCAAAGAGCAATGGACACCCCATTTATCAGACAATGGATAGAATCATTGATTTTTTTGTGAATATGAACTTTTCGATTCAAACCGGACCTTTGGTAGAAGATGATTTTCATAATTTTGAAGCGCTCAATCTCCCTGTATTTCACCCAGCAAGGGATATGCAGGATACTTTTTATTTTAAAGATTCAATGCTCTTGCGCACTCACACCTCTCCTGTGCAAATCCGCACTATGCAATCACAAGATATTCCTATTCGTATGATAGCTCCGGGTAGCGTTTTTAGGAGAGACTATGATTTGACGCATTCACCGATGTTTCATCAGGTTGAAGGCTTAGTGGTTGAGCAGAAAGATAAAATTAGTTTTGTGCATCTTAAATACATTTTAGAGGATTTTTTGCATTATATGTTTGGCGATGTGAAAATCCGCTTTCGCTCAAGCTTTTTTCCCTTTACAGAGCCAAGTGCAGAGGTGGATATTAGCTGTGTCTTTTGTGGTGGTAGTGGTTGTAGAATATGCTCTCACACAGGGTGGCTGGAAGTATTAGGTTGTGGTATTGTGAATCAAAAAGTATTTGATGCTGTGGGTTATAAAGATGTGAGTGGATATGCTTTTGGGCTTGGCGTAGAGCGATTTGCTATGCTTATCCATCGTGTAAATGATTTGCGTAGCTTTTTTGAGACAGATTTACGTGTATTGGAGCAGTTCTAA